The following is a genomic window from Thermodesulfobacteriota bacterium.
ATCCGCGCCTGGGGAACGGCCAGCTTTGTCGCCATTGTCATCCTGATGGGCCGGCTGACGGATGCCTATTCGGTCAATATCATCGTGCCCCTGATCCTGGCGGGCATGCTGGTCCAGTCCCTGGGCGCGCTGCTCATGCCGGCCGCAGGAAAGGAAGAACGGGAAAAAACAGTACCGGTAACCGTCCTGGCCCGGAAAAAAATCGTGATCTTTCTGGTGTGCGGATTCCTGATGCTGGTCAGCCACGGCACCTATTACGGGTTTTTTTCCATCCACCTGGAGCGACTGGGGTTCGGCAACATGTTCATCGGTTTTGCCTGGGCCCTGGCGTCCATGGCCGAAATCATCGTCATGATCTCCTCCCGGCGCCTGTTTGACCGGTTTGCCCTGGAAAGCGTACTGGTCTTCTCGTTTTTTGCGGCCTGCGCCCGCTGGATCCTGATGTATTTTGCCGCCTCGGCCGGAGCGGTACTCTTCTCCCAGCTTCTGCACGCAATCACCTACGCCGCCTTTCACATGGCCAGCATTCTCTACATGGACCGGGTCAGCCCCGAGGGCGCCAAAACCGTGGGCCAGGCCCTGAACAACTCCGTCAGCTTCGGACTGGGCATGATGGTCGGGGTTTTCGTCAACGGCTATTTCTTTGATCTGGCGGGTTCCACGCCGCTGTTTCTCGGCAGCGCGGCCGTGGCCGCGGCCGGCGGGCTGATGTTGTGGCCGGTGCTCAAATCATCGGAGAAATAAAAGCCCCTGTTCTACAGATAGCGGCTCAGGGCGGCCATGATTTTTCCGGTAATCCAGTCGGCCAGGCGCGCGGGCGTCAGCCCGTAAAAGGCAACCATCACCCGGGCTTCCGCGCCGACCACGTACCGGATGTTCGGCCTTCCGGCCGTCAGGGCGTGGATAACGGCCCGGGAGACCTTTTTCGGCGAAAAGGCGAGTTTGTTCATCTTCTGGGGCAGCTTGCTCAACAGTCGCAGTTCAGCGGCATAGTAGTTCCGGGCCTGCGGCGGCATGCTGTTGATGAGGCTGTCGCTGCTGCTGCTGGCCTTGTCCCAGATGGGGGTCTTGGCGCTGCCCGGTTCGATCAGGACGACCCGGATGCCGGCCGGCATCAGTTCCAGCCGCAGGGCATTGCCGACGGCTTCCAGGGCGAACTTGGAGGCGGAATAAGGCCCCAGCAGGGGCAGGGTGTAGCGGCCGCTTTCCGAGCCCATGAACACGATCCGGCCCCGGGCTCTGCGGATCAGGGGCAGGAAGGCCTGGGTGACGGCCAGCTGGCCGGTCACGTTGACCTTGAGCTGCTGCTCGAACATGGCCAGAGGCACGAACTCCAGGGGGCCCTGCACACTGATGCCGGCGTTATTGACCAGGCCGTCCAGGCCCGCGCCCGCCAGGTCCGCTTCCACTTGCGCGGCCGCCTTCCCGATGCTTTTCGCGTCGGTGACATCAATGATCAGGGGCGTGATGGCGCCGGGAGCTTCGGCCTGGATCGCCTGCCCGTCCGCCGGTTTCCTGACGCCGGCAAATACCCGCCAGCCGGCGCGGGCAAGATCAAGGGCGCATTCGCGGCCGATTCCAGTGGAAGAACCTGTAATCATTACAGTTTTCATGCTAATCGCCTTAATTTGACATTATCCGAGTTTTCTGCTACTATACGATCAGAATTTCAGGCTGTCCTGTTTATCCTCAATCTGCCGGGTTTTTGAAATATTAACCGCAAAGGGTATTTTATCAATGAACCGACTCCAAAGCATTCTTGTCATCGCCTGTTGCATGGCAGGCCTGTTTGCCGGCGACGCATCCGCCCGATGGTCGCTTCTGGAAGATTATCAACTGTGTGAAATATCCGGCGATCAGGGCCTTTGTTTCGCCTCCATAAAGGAAACGTGTGGTTTCGAGGTTCTTAAATACCGGGAAATCTATCCCTCTGACGAATTAAAAGATGATATGAGCGAGTCAATGACCGCCGGCCTTGAAATGATTTTTTCCGAATACTTTCTGTTCCATCAGTATGTCCCGTATCCGGCTCCCGAGCCTGCCTTTGTAACCCCCACACCGGGTGATCCTTTTTTTGCGTCCGACTGGTTCTCTCCCGGATTCCCGCCCGAATTCTTCCCGGGATGGGACAGCCTGTATGAAGACCTCATGCAAAAGCTGTCTTCTCAACAGTATCATTAAACTCCGAAAAAGCGTTGACGCATCCGGGTCAGCCCTGCTGCTGTTCCATGGCGGTTCGTTCCTGTTCCAGCTCAGTGATCAGGGCGGAAAGCGTCCAGTTTTCGGAAAACGGCGTCAGGGTCGCCCACAGCGGCCGCGGCAATCCGGACTGCCGGTAAGCGGCCAGTGTCCGGTGAAGCTCGCTTTCCGTTATACCCGAAATAATGATGGCCCGGGCCAGCCCGGAGTCGGCGTTTCGGCCCGATTGATCCGTTCGGCGCAACAGATCCGCCAGTTTTTCTTCGCCGTCGGTCGCGGCGGCAAAAATTATCGGCACATCCGTCAGCCGGACGGCGGCCAGCAGTTTCATGACGGCGTCCTGCTCCGGCGGCGTAAACCCGCACACCAGCAAAGCCTTCGGGCCGTAAAGCGGCTGATCCGTTTCCCCCATTCTGGTAAATGTCCCCTGACTCATGACTCCTCCCGATCCGGTGGGTGGTGTTTAAGTTCGGCGACGGGGGCCTCGCTCCCTCTGCTGCCGGCCTGCTTTTCTTCGCCGGTCGCGCGCTGGATCACCCGTCAGGACATGGCATTATAAAAAATTCGCGGGGTTGTCAAGGGCCTGCCGGACGGGCGTCACCATAAAGATGTCGCCGTCTTCAACCCGCGCGTCGTGGCTGGGCCGAACCGACAGTCGCCCTGCCGGAGGTTATGGACTCAGCGGGGAGACCGCTCATCCGAATAAAGCGGCAGAAGCATGAACTCTTCGTTTTCGATCCGGGCGTGCCGCATCCCCGTATATCGAACCTTGATGTCCCGTATTTCCATAACCGCAAAAAACAGGGTGGTCAGAATGCAGACAATGATTTCCATGGGTACCTCCGGTGGGCAATGGTGTGATTAGGTTGTTATGTTTTTGGATGAATAAAAATGTCCACCCTTCCGATAAAAGCCTCCGGCTGAAAAACTCATTTTCAACCGTAATTACACGCTATCATGGACCTGTGACAGATCAGGTCACAGTTGGGAAAATTTTTTTGGTTTATCGTTCGATTCGTTTCAGCAAACAAGGCCTGATGTTTAATCACGGCCCTATGTTTTGTGAGGGTTCAAGGCGTCAAGGATTCAAGGGGGCAAGCGAACCACCCCTTGACCGCCATGTGCCCACTGAATGGGAGAAGAGGGAAAGAATAGAGGCAGTTATTCCGGTTTCCGGCTCTGGAGATGCGTTTTAAAGGCCAGCAAATCCTTGTCACCGGGCGTCAGCTTCAGGCCGGCCTCCACCCAGACCAGTGCCTGATGCTTGTCATGCAGCCGCAGGTACCCGCGGACCGCCTTTTTTATCAGTTCCGGATCCTGCTTTTCGATCAGCCGCTGTTCGTAAAGGCGAACCGCTTCCTGTGGGATTCCCGCCGTGAAGTTAACGTCGGCCAGCAGCGCGGCCTCCTCTCCGGACAGGGGGGATAGATAGCTGTAGGCGGTCAGAGCAGTCAGTGCCCGGCGGAAATCCTGGCGGGAAAGCAGGAGCCAGGCCTGAAGCTTCCACCATTTGGGTTCCAGCGGATCGTCCCGGGTGTAGGCCTCGGCCCGTGCCATCGCCTTTTCTTCCCGGTGGAGCTCCAGGTAAAGATGGATCAGTGTTTCCCGCCATGCCTGCCGATCCTTCAGATCCGCCTGGTCGGCCAGAAATTCGATATGCGGCAGGGCCTGCTCAGGCCTTTCCAGCGCCAGGTAAAGCCGGGCCAGGGTCTGGCGGCGCTCCGGCGTCAGGGCGTCCGGATGATTTTTCAGCAGCCTGTCGAAAACCGTAAGCGCCAGGGAATAATCTTTGGCTTCCATGAAGCTGACCGCCCCGTAATAAAGCGCTTCGACAGCCTGATTCCCGGACGCGTCATAGGCGGCGGTAAATTCCCGGGCGGCTTCCGCCGGCCGGTTCAGATCATATAATCCCCGGGCCAGATTAAGACGGGCTTCGGTAAAGTCGGGTTTCCGGTTGACGGCGGCCTGATAGTGGGAAACGGCGGCGGCCGGGTC
Proteins encoded in this region:
- a CDS encoding SDR family oxidoreductase, coding for MKTVMITGSSTGIGRECALDLARAGWRVFAGVRKPADGQAIQAEAPGAITPLIIDVTDAKSIGKAAAQVEADLAGAGLDGLVNNAGISVQGPLEFVPLAMFEQQLKVNVTGQLAVTQAFLPLIRRARGRIVFMGSESGRYTLPLLGPYSASKFALEAVGNALRLELMPAGIRVVLIEPGSAKTPIWDKASSSSDSLINSMPPQARNYYAAELRLLSKLPQKMNKLAFSPKKVSRAVIHALTAGRPNIRYVVGAEARVMVAFYGLTPARLADWITGKIMAALSRYL
- a CDS encoding tetratricopeptide repeat protein; its protein translation is MKYPGVICLMLILAFGVCGPVMAADAGKTPAPAALAVSKSRQLLAGGKTREALELLESFQSRQKTVSADEADSRGYTHPLIDFMIGNCRLLLKDPAAAVSHYQAAVNRKPDFTEARLNLARGLYDLNRPAEAAREFTAAYDASGNQAVEALYYGAVSFMEAKDYSLALTVFDRLLKNHPDALTPERRQTLARLYLALERPEQALPHIEFLADQADLKDRQAWRETLIHLYLELHREEKAMARAEAYTRDDPLEPKWWKLQAWLLLSRQDFRRALTALTAYSYLSPLSGEEAALLADVNFTAGIPQEAVRLYEQRLIEKQDPELIKKAVRGYLRLHDKHQALVWVEAGLKLTPGDKDLLAFKTHLQSRKPE
- a CDS encoding DUF3783 domain-containing protein, with the translated sequence MSQGTFTRMGETDQPLYGPKALLVCGFTPPEQDAVMKLLAAVRLTDVPIIFAAATDGEEKLADLLRRTDQSGRNADSGLARAIIISGITESELHRTLAAYRQSGLPRPLWATLTPFSENWTLSALITELEQERTAMEQQQG
- a CDS encoding MFS transporter, which codes for MDTNRSRAALSLQYFLYFGVLGIFLPFFNLYCYHLGFSGFQIGALFSVNTGATVIFPVLWGALADRFGARKPIYVLCNVVCAGAWSFFLWTTDFLPMLIITVFFAIFRAPVISFMEAFSMDILGTRKTSYGKIRAWGTASFVAIVILMGRLTDAYSVNIIVPLILAGMLVQSLGALLMPAAGKEEREKTVPVTVLARKKIVIFLVCGFLMLVSHGTYYGFFSIHLERLGFGNMFIGFAWALASMAEIIVMISSRRLFDRFALESVLVFSFFAACARWILMYFAASAGAVLFSQLLHAITYAAFHMASILYMDRVSPEGAKTVGQALNNSVSFGLGMMVGVFVNGYFFDLAGSTPLFLGSAAVAAAGGLMLWPVLKSSEK